The following are encoded in a window of Kiritimatiellia bacterium genomic DNA:
- a CDS encoding tyrosine recombinase XerC, which produces MMRSAQGPIDDPALVQFVRFLEGEKNASQHTVENYLMDLRQFVEVTWGRDARPPFPWNQVDRIAVRRFLAVVQKRGASPATARRKVSSLRSFFRYLLREEMVSANPVSGILLPKRERRLPSVFSVEEVGRLLAAPMLETPGASSRQDPFAECARRRDAAILEIIYSAGLRLSELTGLRVEELDLLSGVLRVRGKGKKERLCPLGRPALRALQAYLEARDRWLSARGLPLRGAPLFLNKNGGALTPRSVERMMKKYLLAAGLDPSKSPHALRHSFATHLLDAGADLRSVQELLGHASLSTTQIYTHVSIDRLREVYEKAHPRARL; this is translated from the coding sequence ATGATGCGGTCGGCGCAGGGGCCGATCGACGACCCGGCCCTGGTCCAGTTTGTACGATTTCTGGAAGGCGAAAAAAACGCTTCGCAACATACGGTTGAAAACTACCTGATGGACCTGCGGCAATTTGTAGAGGTCACGTGGGGAAGGGACGCGCGTCCGCCGTTTCCGTGGAATCAGGTCGATCGCATCGCGGTCAGGCGTTTTTTGGCCGTTGTTCAGAAGAGGGGCGCCTCGCCGGCCACCGCCCGTCGCAAGGTTTCCTCCCTTCGCTCTTTTTTCCGATATCTGCTTCGCGAGGAGATGGTATCGGCCAACCCTGTGAGCGGCATTCTCTTACCGAAGCGGGAAAGGAGGTTGCCGTCCGTTTTTTCGGTGGAAGAAGTGGGCCGACTGCTCGCCGCGCCGATGCTTGAGACACCCGGCGCGAGTTCACGGCAAGACCCCTTCGCTGAATGCGCGAGGCGGCGCGATGCGGCGATATTGGAGATCATCTACAGCGCAGGCCTGCGGTTGAGCGAGTTGACAGGGCTGCGCGTTGAGGAGTTGGACCTCCTGTCCGGAGTGTTGCGCGTGCGCGGCAAGGGGAAGAAGGAGCGTTTATGTCCCCTCGGCCGTCCCGCCCTACGAGCTTTGCAAGCCTATCTAGAGGCGCGGGACCGATGGCTGTCCGCTCGCGGGTTACCGTTGCGGGGCGCGCCCCTTTTCCTCAACAAAAATGGGGGTGCGCTGACACCGCGATCGGTCGAACGCATGATGAAAAAATATCTGCTGGCCGCAGGACTGGACCCCAGCAAATCTCCACACGCGTTGCGACACAGCTTCGCAACCCACCTGCTGGACGCCGGCGCGGATCTGCGTAGCGTTCAGGAGTTGCTCGGCCACGCAAGCCTCTCCACAACGCAGATTTACACGCACGTTTCAATCGATCGGCTACGAGAGGTCTACGAAAAGGCCCACCCGCGCGCGCGGCTGTAA
- a CDS encoding efflux RND transporter permease subunit, producing MKISEVSIKRPIFASMMSLAIVLFGLVSLQRMSVRELPDIDPPIVNVLTVYPGANARVVETEVTEKLEEAINSIEGIKTLTSESREQVSSITVEFDLGRDIDVAAQDVRDRVARVRGELPEDIIEPVVAKQDSDAFPVMWVSLYSDHYSTLELTQIAETQIKDRLQTIPGVSSVIIGGRKKMAMRLRLDPDRLAAHGVTIADVERRLQADNVELPSGRIEDREREYSIITFGGLNTPKEFEDLVIRSDSGALIRLGDLGRAEIAAEDERSLARFQGKPAVGIGIVRQSKANVIEVVKRVKAEIERIRPSLPVDVQLDFPYDEAIFVERAIREVWTTLFIAFGLVLVTIFIFLRNIRSTLIPALTIPVSIAGTFIIMYALGFSINILTMLALVLAIGIVVDDSIIVLENIYRHIEEGMPPMEAAIRGMREIGMAVIATTVSLIAVFIPLAFQTTFVGRLFVEFALAVCGSVAISSFVALTLTAALTPRILRYRAAQEHGRIYNFFERAFHRLQVRYQRALESSLRRRKTVIAVAAAVFAATAWLYTRLDSEFLPPEDKGRLIAIGVAPEGSTVEYTDRMLRTMESIAGETPEIDMYFAAVALGRSGPGRPNETFMFIRLTEGERKHVSDLLDGPRGLMSRMISETRGAFAIPIVPKAVTRGFGQPFQLVLQDTDLDRLASRTQRLLEAFRAEGFLFQARSNFEFNKPEFRLDIDRDRAAEAGIAVTDIARALQILLGGLDLSRFKEGGKEYQVIAQIDRQERLSPEILQRIYLRDGRGHLVQLSNYVTLKEGGGPNAIYHYNRFRSATIEGTPAGITLGEAMARAERILAELEPDARFAWAGESSDLRESGRGFYFIAALALIVVYMSLASQFESLLHPFTIMLTIPLAFFGAFGLLWTLDGLSVMGRAFYGWANYAPDPPKIAHILSAVFPRISGMNMNLISQIGLVLLIGMATKTSILLVEFANQRVAQGLSPIEAMREAGKLRFRPILMTSFSTILGILPIAFGWGAGGESRRPMGIVALGGLLTSTILTLVVIPVVYTVFAEWVARFRSPRRNGLTAAALIAAFALGVAFPAVAQTPADASKQPRGAFDLARCLDTAVAQNYEILSARERLRQQSGSVIEAEGRRIPNIRISGMYQEEAEDLGMPGKKNDATWNLGLEAVQSLYAGGSLAASSQARKLEEEAARLELQSVINNVLLEVRERFYAVLLARSQVRVQEQNVELLQEELQSAKNKLEAGAVSPFNVLRAEVALANGYPPLIRARNDYRLALEELARVLGFPPPAAGQEATLDVVGELSFDSFQTSLAEARALAFANRPELKRLALLREARARDLRAAKGSYQPQLNAFAGYQYQSDPMSEDRWENVDGWRAGLMLNWNLFDGQQTRGRILQAASALEQTRLAEEKARLDIDVEVRRAYSSFVEAQELVTATRKVVEQAEESLRLARSRFDVGAATQLDVLQSQQALTQARDNEVQALFSYNVALARLKKAAGIISQASEPAPAADPVE from the coding sequence ATGAAAATTTCCGAAGTTTCCATCAAGAGGCCCATTTTCGCCTCCATGATGAGCCTGGCCATCGTGTTATTTGGCCTGGTGTCACTGCAGCGAATGTCTGTCCGTGAGCTTCCGGACATTGATCCGCCCATTGTCAACGTACTCACCGTATATCCTGGCGCCAATGCCCGGGTCGTCGAGACGGAGGTGACTGAAAAACTTGAGGAAGCGATCAACAGCATCGAGGGCATCAAGACGCTGACCAGCGAAAGTCGCGAACAGGTCAGCTCAATAACCGTTGAGTTCGATCTAGGACGCGACATTGATGTCGCGGCCCAGGACGTACGCGATCGAGTCGCCCGCGTGCGTGGCGAGCTGCCAGAAGACATCATTGAACCGGTGGTTGCTAAGCAGGACTCGGATGCTTTCCCGGTCATGTGGGTCTCGCTGTACAGCGACCATTACTCTACGCTGGAACTGACCCAAATCGCCGAAACCCAGATCAAAGATCGCCTACAAACGATACCCGGCGTGAGTTCCGTCATCATCGGCGGCAGAAAGAAGATGGCGATGCGCCTGCGCCTCGACCCTGACCGGTTGGCGGCACACGGAGTAACCATCGCCGATGTCGAGCGCCGGCTTCAGGCCGACAATGTCGAATTGCCAAGCGGTCGAATCGAAGATCGGGAACGCGAATATTCAATTATTACCTTCGGCGGCCTCAACACTCCGAAAGAATTTGAGGATTTGGTCATCCGAAGCGACAGCGGGGCGCTGATACGCCTCGGAGACCTTGGCCGCGCCGAAATCGCAGCTGAAGACGAACGTTCTCTGGCGCGATTTCAGGGTAAGCCGGCTGTCGGCATCGGTATCGTGCGGCAATCCAAGGCAAACGTCATCGAGGTCGTAAAGCGCGTGAAAGCGGAGATTGAACGGATCCGCCCTTCCCTGCCCGTCGATGTGCAGCTCGACTTCCCGTATGATGAGGCCATCTTCGTTGAGCGCGCGATTCGCGAAGTCTGGACCACCCTGTTCATCGCCTTCGGTCTGGTCCTTGTCACGATTTTCATTTTCCTCCGCAATATCCGATCGACACTCATCCCGGCGCTAACGATTCCCGTCTCGATAGCGGGCACCTTCATTATCATGTATGCGCTGGGATTTTCGATCAACATCCTCACGATGCTGGCGCTTGTTTTGGCGATCGGCATCGTCGTCGACGACTCCATCATCGTTCTCGAAAACATTTATCGACATATCGAAGAGGGGATGCCGCCTATGGAGGCCGCCATTCGCGGCATGCGCGAAATTGGCATGGCAGTAATTGCAACGACGGTGTCGCTGATCGCCGTCTTCATTCCCCTCGCCTTCCAAACCACTTTCGTAGGAAGACTCTTCGTCGAATTCGCGCTAGCCGTTTGCGGGTCTGTCGCGATTTCGTCATTCGTTGCGCTGACGCTCACCGCCGCGCTGACCCCTCGAATCCTCCGGTATCGGGCGGCGCAGGAACACGGTCGAATTTACAACTTCTTTGAACGGGCTTTCCATCGACTCCAGGTCCGCTATCAACGGGCACTGGAGTCGTCTCTCCGTCGACGCAAGACGGTGATCGCCGTCGCCGCAGCGGTGTTTGCCGCTACGGCCTGGCTCTACACGCGACTCGACAGTGAATTTCTGCCGCCCGAAGACAAGGGCCGACTGATCGCGATTGGAGTCGCGCCGGAAGGATCCACCGTGGAATACACGGACCGAATGCTGAGAACGATGGAGTCGATTGCGGGCGAAACGCCGGAGATCGACATGTATTTCGCAGCAGTCGCCCTCGGACGCTCCGGACCAGGCCGCCCAAATGAGACCTTCATGTTTATTCGCCTGACCGAGGGAGAACGAAAGCACGTTAGCGACCTGTTGGACGGGCCGCGCGGACTGATGTCCCGGATGATTTCCGAAACGCGCGGAGCCTTTGCGATCCCGATCGTCCCCAAGGCGGTTACCCGAGGATTCGGGCAACCGTTCCAATTGGTGCTGCAAGATACCGACCTGGATCGCCTCGCCTCTCGCACCCAGCGCCTCCTCGAAGCCTTTCGAGCCGAAGGGTTTCTCTTCCAGGCCCGGAGCAACTTTGAATTCAACAAGCCGGAATTTCGACTCGATATCGATCGAGACCGCGCGGCCGAGGCCGGGATCGCAGTCACCGACATCGCTCGAGCCCTCCAGATCTTGTTGGGCGGTCTTGACTTGAGCCGCTTCAAGGAAGGTGGAAAGGAATACCAGGTGATCGCCCAAATCGATCGGCAAGAGCGACTTTCCCCCGAAATCCTCCAGAGAATTTATTTGAGGGACGGCCGAGGCCATTTGGTTCAATTGTCGAATTACGTAACTCTGAAAGAGGGCGGCGGCCCGAACGCTATCTACCACTACAACCGTTTCCGCTCAGCGACCATTGAGGGGACTCCCGCGGGAATCACGCTTGGCGAGGCCATGGCGCGCGCGGAACGAATCCTTGCCGAATTGGAGCCCGACGCCCGCTTCGCATGGGCGGGTGAATCGTCAGATTTACGGGAGTCCGGACGCGGGTTCTATTTCATCGCGGCTCTCGCGCTGATCGTGGTTTACATGTCTCTGGCCTCGCAATTTGAAAGCCTCTTGCATCCCTTCACAATTATGCTCACGATACCCCTCGCTTTTTTTGGCGCTTTCGGTTTGCTGTGGACGCTCGATGGCCTGTCGGTCATGGGCCGAGCCTTTTATGGCTGGGCCAACTACGCGCCGGATCCGCCGAAGATCGCCCACATTTTGTCTGCCGTGTTTCCGAGGATTAGCGGTATGAACATGAATCTGATCAGTCAAATCGGGTTAGTGCTCCTGATCGGTATGGCGACTAAGACATCTATTCTGCTCGTCGAATTTGCCAACCAGCGTGTCGCTCAGGGCCTTTCTCCCATTGAGGCCATGCGCGAAGCAGGGAAACTCCGCTTTCGACCAATCCTGATGACGAGCTTCTCAACCATCCTCGGAATTCTGCCCATCGCATTCGGCTGGGGCGCCGGCGGTGAAAGCCGGAGGCCCATGGGCATCGTGGCGCTCGGCGGCCTCCTCACGAGCACGATCCTGACTTTGGTGGTCATTCCGGTGGTCTACACAGTATTCGCCGAATGGGTGGCCCGATTCCGCTCACCACGCCGGAACGGTTTGACCGCCGCCGCCCTCATTGCAGCTTTTGCTCTTGGGGTGGCGTTCCCCGCGGTAGCCCAGACTCCTGCTGACGCCTCCAAGCAGCCGCGCGGAGCCTTCGATCTGGCGCGCTGTCTGGACACGGCGGTCGCGCAAAATTACGAAATCCTGTCCGCCCGCGAACGATTGCGCCAGCAAAGCGGCTCAGTCATCGAGGCCGAAGGCCGCCGAATTCCGAACATCCGAATCTCCGGCATGTACCAAGAGGAGGCGGAAGATCTCGGGATGCCAGGCAAAAAGAACGACGCCACATGGAACCTTGGCCTCGAAGCCGTTCAATCTTTGTACGCGGGCGGAAGCCTCGCGGCATCTAGCCAGGCGCGAAAGCTCGAGGAAGAGGCCGCGCGCCTGGAACTTCAAAGCGTCATTAACAACGTCCTGCTGGAAGTTCGCGAACGGTTCTATGCTGTGCTTCTCGCCCGCTCGCAAGTACGGGTCCAGGAGCAGAACGTCGAGTTGCTGCAAGAGGAGCTTCAATCCGCGAAGAATAAATTGGAGGCCGGCGCCGTTTCGCCGTTCAATGTTCTTCGCGCGGAAGTCGCGCTAGCCAACGGTTATCCGCCTCTCATCCGGGCGCGCAACGATTATCGTCTCGCGCTGGAGGAACTCGCGCGTGTCCTCGGATTTCCGCCCCCCGCCGCCGGCCAAGAAGCCACACTCGACGTCGTGGGCGAATTGAGTTTTGACAGTTTCCAAACCAGTTTGGCCGAGGCGCGTGCCCTGGCCTTTGCGAACCGGCCGGAACTCAAAAGGCTGGCGCTCCTACGCGAGGCGCGCGCGCGGGACCTTCGCGCGGCTAAGGGGTCGTACCAGCCGCAGTTGAATGCATTCGCCGGCTACCAGTACCAGAGCGACCCGATGTCCGAAGACCGCTGGGAAAACGTCGATGGCTGGCGGGCAGGTTTGATGTTGAACTGGAATTTGTTTGACGGACAACAAACCCGCGGACGGATTCTTCAGGCAGCCTCGGCACTCGAACAGACCCGCCTCGCCGAGGAAAAGGCGCGCCTCGACATTGATGTTGAAGTCCGTCGGGCATACTCATCGTTCGTCGAGGCCCAGGAGCTGGTCACAGCGACGCGAAAAGTGGTTGAGCAGGCGGAAGAAAGTCTGCGGCTTGCCCGGTCCAGATTTGACGTCGGTGCGGCAACCCAACTCGACGTCTTACAGTCCCAACAGGCCCTGACGCAGGCCCGCGACAACGAGGTCCAGGCCCTGTTTTCCTACAATGTGGCTCTGGCGCGCTTGAAGAAGGCCGCCGGCATTATCAGCCAGGCGAGCGAACCGGCGCCGGCTGCGGATCCCGTGGAATAA
- a CDS encoding efflux RND transporter periplasmic adaptor subunit yields MQRHPRHLLVAAIAAAALIVAGCASRFEKGGGPPPDAEILIRSESILPQKFRETFSAAAVLLPNEMVEIKSEAEGRIVEINFEEGAPVEKGRILFRIDDGKLRAALAEAEAALELAQSELIRAEGMFNSRTIARAEYDAARSAFNAREAAVRRLREQLEETIIRAPFDGIMGVRLVSPGQVVARYAHLATLVDQSVIKVDLRLPERFISSIRIGQIVEIRVPAWPDRVFEGSIRFISPDVDSATRTVLVRAEVGNTDGALRAGMFARASVVLREDEDALLVPDIAIMQRGDQSFVYVVGEDTRVQLRPVEIGSRVPGRARVISGLAPGDVVVTEGHQKLRPGARTKST; encoded by the coding sequence ATGCAACGACACCCCAGACATCTTCTCGTAGCGGCCATCGCGGCCGCGGCTCTGATTGTAGCCGGTTGCGCCAGCCGATTTGAGAAAGGAGGTGGGCCGCCGCCAGATGCCGAAATCCTCATCCGATCTGAATCGATTCTCCCTCAAAAGTTCCGCGAGACGTTTTCCGCAGCGGCCGTCCTTCTGCCCAATGAGATGGTAGAAATCAAATCCGAGGCCGAGGGAAGGATCGTTGAAATCAACTTCGAAGAAGGAGCCCCAGTGGAGAAGGGTCGGATCCTATTCCGAATTGACGACGGCAAATTGCGTGCGGCCCTTGCCGAGGCCGAGGCCGCGTTGGAACTAGCTCAGTCTGAACTCATTCGCGCGGAAGGCATGTTCAATTCTCGCACCATCGCCAGAGCCGAATACGATGCAGCCCGCAGTGCATTCAACGCCCGTGAAGCCGCGGTCCGACGCCTTCGCGAGCAGTTAGAGGAGACCATCATTCGTGCTCCGTTCGATGGCATCATGGGTGTCCGCCTCGTCAGTCCGGGCCAGGTGGTTGCGCGATATGCCCATCTGGCAACCCTTGTTGATCAGTCTGTGATAAAGGTGGACTTGCGTTTGCCAGAACGATTCATTTCATCGATCCGGATTGGGCAGATCGTTGAGATTAGGGTTCCTGCATGGCCGGATCGGGTATTCGAGGGATCGATTCGATTTATTTCGCCAGATGTCGATTCGGCGACTCGGACTGTGCTCGTGCGAGCTGAAGTGGGAAATACGGATGGAGCGCTGCGCGCCGGCATGTTCGCACGTGCCTCCGTTGTCCTGCGCGAAGATGAGGATGCCCTTCTTGTGCCGGACATCGCCATTATGCAACGGGGAGACCAATCGTTTGTGTACGTCGTTGGAGAAGATACGCGTGTCCAGCTTCGGCCGGTGGAAATCGGGAGTCGCGTACCGGGACGTGCCCGAGTGATCTCGGGGCTTGCCCCCGGGGATGTCGTCGTGACTGAGGGGCATCAAAAATTGAGGCCTGGCGCCCGAACCAAATCTACATAG
- a CDS encoding MarR family transcriptional regulator has translation MQLDAFIDAITELTPRLCRAILAREQDCLSCDRVTIQEIWALEIIGYQEPCPRALLLKQLRLKPSTGSVFLRRLESSGLIRRFHPKGNRRNVDISLTARGRRAIEQARRHRRSALRLLFEPLPEKDRASYLAMLEALTVQFSP, from the coding sequence ATGCAACTTGATGCCTTTATCGATGCGATCACCGAGCTCACTCCCCGCTTATGCCGTGCCATTCTGGCGCGGGAGCAGGACTGCTTGTCATGCGATCGGGTGACGATCCAGGAAATCTGGGCACTGGAGATCATTGGCTACCAGGAGCCCTGCCCCAGAGCCCTTCTTCTCAAGCAGCTTCGATTGAAGCCGTCGACCGGTTCGGTCTTTCTACGTCGATTGGAGTCATCGGGCCTTATTCGGCGCTTCCATCCCAAAGGCAATCGCCGAAACGTGGATATCTCGCTTACGGCCCGTGGCCGTCGGGCAATCGAACAAGCCCGGCGCCATCGCCGCTCGGCGCTGCGCCTTCTTTTCGAGCCCCTTCCAGAGAAAGATCGCGCCTCGTATCTCGCGATGCTCGAGGCGTTGACCGTCCAATTTTCCCCGTAG
- a CDS encoding FAD-binding oxidoreductase has protein sequence MNRLQARVLNISTMAPGTISLEIERAGLEFFAGQEIVIHVGDPPEDRSYSIASGERDENLCLLIRVIPDGLVSPRLAALQPGDIVSFSGPTGSFTLRDPQASCLLIATGTGIAPFRSFLRTYPELRPIVLHGVRTPVELYWRSEFEPRCAVYMPCISRWPDRPMRVTDALEQISIPLGAHIYICGGHPMIRAAREILLRRGVPPGSIFTEAYFYW, from the coding sequence ATGAACCGCCTTCAGGCACGGGTCCTAAATATTTCAACGATGGCGCCGGGAACGATAAGCCTGGAGATTGAACGTGCAGGTTTGGAGTTTTTCGCGGGCCAGGAAATCGTAATTCATGTTGGTGACCCGCCCGAAGATCGATCCTACTCGATTGCCTCCGGCGAACGAGACGAAAATTTGTGTCTGCTCATACGCGTTATTCCCGACGGGCTGGTGTCCCCACGCCTCGCGGCGTTGCAACCGGGCGACATCGTTTCCTTCAGCGGGCCGACGGGCAGCTTCACGCTCCGCGACCCCCAAGCTTCATGTCTGCTCATCGCCACCGGTACGGGGATCGCCCCCTTCCGATCCTTCCTCAGAACATATCCCGAATTGCGACCGATAGTGCTGCATGGGGTCCGTACTCCCGTCGAGCTCTACTGGCGCAGCGAATTCGAACCTCGGTGTGCAGTATACATGCCCTGCATCAGCCGCTGGCCGGATCGACCGATGCGAGTAACCGATGCGCTCGAACAGATTTCAATCCCATTGGGTGCCCACATCTACATCTGCGGAGGCCACCCGATGATCCGGGCTGCTCGTGAAATTCTCCTCCGTCGCGGCGTTCCGCCCGGATCCATTTTCACAGAGGCCTACTTCTATTGGTAA